One region of Streptococcus parasanguinis genomic DNA includes:
- the dnaX gene encoding DNA polymerase III subunit gamma/tau has protein sequence MYQALYRKYRSQTFGQLVGQQVVARTLRQAVEQEKISHAYLFSGPRGTGKTSVAKIFAKAMNCPNQVNGEPCNECYICESITNGSLEDVIEIDAASNNGVDEIRDIRDKSTYAPSLAKHKVYIIDEVHMLSTGAFNALLKTLEEPTENVVFILATTELHKIPATILSRVQRFEFKAIKLPDIGHHLESILATEGIAYEADAVQIIARRAEGGMRDALSILDQALSLTAGSELTTAIAEEITGSISLAALDQYVAAILAHDATAALDQLAIIFDNGKNMARFVTDLLQYLRDLLIVQTGGENTHNSDLFAANLEADQARLFDLIDQATTSLADIKNSLQPRIYTEMMTIKLAESTGQVSNSAAVEVPSNVLAQLEDLKKEVAQLKQQLAQSGSSLPASKPAVTRPTKSSKGYRADRNKVNAILQEAVENPELARTNLIRLQNAWGEIIESLAGADKALLIGSQPVAANENHAILAFESAFNAEQTMKRDNLNTMFGNILSNAAGFSPEILAVSMEEWTQIRAEFSAKARGQKAEVVEEEESVIPEEFHFLSDKITLQDD, from the coding sequence ATGTATCAAGCTTTATATCGGAAATACCGGAGCCAGACCTTTGGCCAATTGGTCGGCCAGCAAGTAGTGGCACGGACATTGAGACAGGCTGTCGAGCAGGAGAAGATCAGCCATGCCTATCTCTTTTCTGGTCCTCGTGGTACTGGGAAAACCAGTGTGGCCAAGATCTTTGCTAAGGCTATGAACTGTCCTAATCAAGTCAATGGGGAGCCTTGTAACGAGTGCTATATCTGTGAATCCATTACCAATGGGAGCCTAGAAGATGTCATCGAGATCGATGCGGCCTCCAACAATGGGGTTGATGAGATTCGAGATATTCGCGACAAATCCACCTATGCTCCGAGTCTAGCCAAGCACAAGGTCTACATTATCGATGAGGTCCATATGCTTTCGACAGGGGCCTTTAATGCCTTGTTGAAGACCTTAGAAGAGCCAACGGAAAACGTGGTCTTTATCCTTGCAACAACGGAGTTACACAAAATTCCAGCCACCATTCTGTCTCGGGTGCAACGCTTTGAATTCAAAGCCATCAAACTGCCGGATATCGGTCATCATTTGGAAAGTATCTTAGCTACAGAAGGCATTGCCTATGAAGCGGATGCTGTGCAGATCATTGCTCGGCGCGCTGAAGGTGGGATGCGAGATGCCTTGTCCATTTTGGACCAAGCCCTGAGTCTGACTGCGGGTAGTGAGTTGACGACAGCAATCGCAGAAGAGATTACAGGCTCCATCAGTCTAGCTGCGCTCGATCAGTACGTGGCTGCCATCCTGGCTCATGATGCGACAGCGGCGCTGGATCAGCTGGCGATTATCTTTGATAATGGGAAGAATATGGCCCGTTTCGTCACGGACTTACTTCAATACCTGAGAGATCTCTTGATTGTCCAGACAGGTGGAGAAAATACCCACAATAGTGACTTGTTTGCGGCCAATCTGGAAGCCGATCAAGCCCGTCTTTTTGACCTGATTGACCAGGCGACGACCAGTCTAGCGGATATCAAAAATAGTCTGCAACCGCGCATTTACACTGAAATGATGACCATTAAATTGGCTGAAAGCACGGGCCAAGTTTCTAACTCAGCAGCTGTGGAGGTTCCTTCCAATGTGCTAGCTCAGCTGGAAGACTTGAAGAAGGAAGTCGCTCAACTCAAGCAACAGTTAGCGCAATCAGGTAGCAGTCTTCCTGCTTCAAAACCAGCGGTAACTCGTCCAACCAAGTCGAGCAAGGGCTACCGTGCAGATCGAAACAAGGTCAATGCCATTTTACAAGAGGCGGTTGAAAACCCAGAGTTGGCACGGACCAACTTGATCCGTCTTCAGAACGCTTGGGGAGAAATCATCGAAAGCTTGGCGGGTGCGGATAAGGCCCTCTTAATCGGATCTCAGCCGGTCGCTGCCAATGAAAATCACGCTATTTTAGCCTTTGAGTCTGCTTTTAATGCTGAACAGACCATGAAGCGGGACAACCTCAATACCATGTTTGGCAATATCCTCAGCAATGCTGCTGGCTTCTCACCAGAGATTTTAGCGGTTTCGATGGAAGAATGGACCCAAATTCGGGCAGAGTTTTCGGCTAAGGCGCGTGGGCAAAAAGCGGAAGTGGTAGAAGAAGAGGAAAGTGTCATCCCTGAGGAATTTCACTTTTTATCCGATAAAATCACCCTGCAAGACGATTAA
- a CDS encoding DUF3272 family protein, whose product MNRKQFAVIAVFTAMETYFFNEATMAGQMLFACFWALLILRNLQTAYMVEKIASAIEKEINKKRK is encoded by the coding sequence ATGAATAGAAAACAATTTGCAGTGATAGCAGTCTTTACTGCTATGGAGACTTATTTTTTCAATGAAGCGACCATGGCGGGTCAAATGCTCTTTGCATGTTTTTGGGCCCTCTTGATCTTGCGCAATCTCCAGACGGCCTATATGGTGGAGAAGATTGCTAGTGCCATTGAAAAAGAAATTAACAAGAAAAGAAAATAA
- a CDS encoding GAF domain-containing protein: MKHSEKESQYQLLLAQLDALLTGESNALANLSNASALLNQALPRSVFAGFYLYDQTELILGPFQGGVSCVHIDLGKGVCGEAAQKQETIIVDDVRQHANYISCDSRAMSEIVVPMVKDGQLLGVLDLDSECVSDYDQLDQEYLEKFVALLIDKTNWDFKMFGVKN, encoded by the coding sequence ATGAAACATTCGGAAAAAGAATCACAATACCAGCTCTTGCTGGCTCAATTAGACGCTCTCTTAACAGGAGAAAGCAATGCCTTGGCTAATCTGTCCAATGCCAGTGCTCTTTTAAATCAAGCCCTGCCTCGTTCGGTCTTTGCAGGTTTTTATTTGTATGACCAAACAGAATTGATCTTGGGACCTTTTCAGGGAGGTGTTTCTTGTGTCCATATCGATCTTGGAAAGGGTGTCTGTGGAGAAGCAGCTCAAAAGCAGGAAACCATCATTGTCGATGATGTGCGCCAGCATGCCAACTATATTTCCTGTGATAGTCGGGCTATGAGTGAGATTGTGGTGCCTATGGTCAAGGACGGTCAGCTCCTTGGAGTTTTAGACCTGGATTCGGAGTGTGTCTCTGACTACGATCAGCTGGATCAGGAGTATTTAGAAAAGTTTGTCGCTCTCTTGATCGATAAGACAAACTGGGACTTTAAGATGTTTGGGGTTAAGAACTAA
- a CDS encoding YoaK family protein: MKREFHSRTKAFACLLTMCAGFSDAYTFICRGGTLAAGQTGNVVFLSVGLIGQQISDVEVKLATMLAFMLGIFLMTVLRRLIDNSVWRLSTLVPFILTTLVTGFLPASVKNVFIVPFFGLSLGIVATSFGEVDGYAYNHSFMTGNLKKTMVAYGNFVREKEKKFLWEAIFMTCLIGSFVFGAIFSTYLIQYYGLKTIWLVSIILTIFLIYRAIQYFEVFHFNRRHE, from the coding sequence ATGAAAAGGGAGTTTCATTCGCGGACCAAGGCGTTCGCTTGTTTATTGACCATGTGTGCTGGTTTTTCAGATGCCTATACCTTTATCTGTCGGGGTGGGACCTTGGCGGCAGGCCAGACGGGAAATGTGGTCTTTCTATCGGTTGGTTTGATTGGCCAGCAGATCTCAGATGTAGAAGTAAAGTTAGCGACCATGTTGGCCTTTATGCTGGGAATCTTTTTGATGACGGTTTTGCGGCGGTTGATTGACAATTCAGTCTGGCGCCTCAGTACCTTAGTGCCCTTTATCCTCACAACCTTGGTGACGGGATTTTTACCAGCATCGGTAAAAAATGTCTTCATCGTGCCTTTTTTTGGCTTGAGTTTGGGAATCGTAGCGACCTCTTTTGGAGAAGTGGATGGCTACGCTTATAATCATTCCTTTATGACGGGAAATCTCAAGAAAACCATGGTGGCTTATGGGAATTTTGTTAGAGAAAAGGAGAAGAAATTTCTTTGGGAAGCCATCTTTATGACCTGCTTGATTGGGAGTTTCGTCTTTGGGGCCATTTTTTCAACCTACTTGATCCAGTATTATGGGCTCAAGACCATCTGGCTGGTCTCCATCATCTTGACTATCTTTTTAATCTACCGTGCCATTCAATATTTTGAAGTCTTTCACTTCAATCGGCGACATGAATAG
- the udk gene encoding uridine kinase: MQNRPIIIGVTGGSGGGKTSVSRAILANFPNEKIAMIEHDSYYKDQSHLTFEERIKTNYDHPFAFDTDLMIAQINELLEGRPVDIPTYDYAEHTRSSKTYRQEPQDVFIVEGILVLEDKRLRDLMDIKIFVDTDDDVRIIRRIKRDMEERGRSLDSVIEQYLGVVKPMYHQFIEPTKRYADVIIPEGVTNTVAIDLITTKIEKILNEAREGK; the protein is encoded by the coding sequence ATGCAAAATAGACCTATTATTATTGGTGTTACTGGTGGCTCTGGTGGAGGAAAGACCAGTGTGTCTCGTGCCATTTTGGCTAATTTTCCGAATGAAAAGATTGCCATGATTGAGCATGATTCTTATTACAAGGACCAAAGTCATTTGACCTTTGAGGAGCGGATCAAGACCAACTATGACCATCCTTTTGCCTTTGATACGGATTTGATGATTGCGCAGATCAATGAACTCTTGGAGGGTCGTCCGGTGGATATCCCAACTTATGACTATGCAGAGCATACACGCAGCAGCAAGACCTATCGTCAGGAACCACAAGATGTTTTCATCGTGGAAGGAATCTTAGTTCTTGAAGACAAGCGTCTTCGGGACTTGATGGATATCAAGATCTTTGTGGATACGGATGATGATGTGCGGATTATTCGCCGGATCAAGCGCGATATGGAGGAGCGTGGCCGGAGTCTCGATAGTGTCATTGAGCAATACCTTGGTGTGGTAAAACCGATGTACCACCAGTTCATCGAGCCAACCAAGCGTTATGCGGACGTGATCATTCCTGAGGGCGTGACCAACACAGTTGCGATTGATTTGATCACAACCAAGATTGAAAAAATCCTCAACGAAGCGCGTGAGGGAAAATAA